One Actinoplanes missouriensis 431 DNA segment encodes these proteins:
- a CDS encoding ABC transporter permease, whose protein sequence is MRRVLPPVIVGVLALVLWELVVTLGRIAPFILPAPSAIWRELVTQRTNVWEAALASGTNALVGLVCGSLLAILAALLTSRSRILGEISVPFAAVINALPIIALAPILNNMFESTSSVPRRLVTAIVVFFPVFLNLLRGLREVNPVHQELMRTYAASGWTFARKVRLPGALPHLFTGLRQASSLAVIAAVVAEYFGGLQDGLGARITSAAAFTAYPRAWAFVAGACLLGLTFYLATLLLERLAMPWRQQLIS, encoded by the coding sequence ATGAGGAGGGTGCTGCCGCCCGTGATCGTCGGCGTCCTCGCCCTCGTGCTCTGGGAACTCGTCGTCACGCTCGGCCGGATCGCGCCGTTCATCCTGCCGGCCCCCTCGGCGATCTGGCGGGAGCTGGTCACCCAGCGGACGAACGTGTGGGAGGCCGCCCTCGCCAGCGGGACGAACGCGCTCGTCGGCCTGGTCTGCGGGAGCCTGCTCGCGATCCTGGCGGCGCTGCTCACCAGCCGGTCCCGGATCCTCGGCGAGATCTCCGTCCCGTTCGCCGCCGTGATCAACGCGCTGCCGATCATCGCGCTGGCCCCGATCCTCAACAACATGTTCGAGTCGACGAGCAGCGTGCCGCGCCGCCTGGTCACCGCGATCGTGGTCTTCTTCCCGGTCTTCCTGAACCTGCTGCGCGGGCTGCGCGAGGTGAACCCGGTGCACCAGGAGCTGATGCGCACGTACGCCGCCTCTGGCTGGACGTTCGCCCGGAAGGTGCGGTTGCCCGGCGCGCTCCCCCATCTCTTCACCGGCCTGCGGCAGGCGTCGTCGCTGGCCGTGATCGCCGCGGTGGTCGCCGAGTACTTCGGCGGCCTGCAGGACGGGCTCGGCGCGCGGATCACCTCCGCCGCCGCGTTCACCGCGTACCCCCGTGCCTGGGCCTTCGTGGCCGGCGCCTGCCTCCTCGGACTGACCTTCTACCTCGCCACACTGCTGCTGGAACGGCTCGCCATGCCGTGGCGGCAGCAGCTCATCTCCTGA
- a CDS encoding ABC transporter substrate-binding protein: MRLASLVAASVLVLAGCGTADAPTTATPGASGALTPIKLQLQWFYQAQFAGYIAAVDQGFYSEQGLDVELLEGGVDIVPQTVLAQGKADYAVAWVPKALASREQGAGITDVGQIFARSGTYQVAWADSGITTAADLKGKKVGNWGFGNEFELFAGMTKAGIDPGKDVTLVQQQFDMQALLKKEIDAAQAMSYNEYAQLLEAKNPATGKLYTADDFSIIDWKTEGSSMLQDAVWANTEKLDDPAYQQQTVKFLTGTIKGWAFCRDNAEKCRDLVVAKGSKLGKSHQLWQMNEVNKLIWPSTGGIGVIDEAAWKQTVDISQTTRNQTGDTVLTKAPEGLAYTNDYITQAVAAAKAAGVDVTGSGFQPATVTLEEGGA, translated from the coding sequence ATGCGCCTTGCTTCCCTCGTCGCCGCCTCGGTCCTGGTGCTGGCCGGCTGCGGCACCGCCGACGCTCCCACCACCGCCACACCGGGCGCGAGCGGCGCGCTCACCCCGATCAAGCTTCAGCTCCAGTGGTTCTACCAGGCGCAGTTCGCCGGTTACATCGCCGCCGTGGACCAGGGGTTCTACTCCGAGCAGGGACTCGACGTCGAGCTGCTCGAAGGCGGCGTCGACATCGTGCCGCAGACCGTGCTCGCCCAGGGCAAGGCCGACTACGCGGTGGCCTGGGTGCCGAAGGCGCTGGCCTCCCGCGAGCAGGGCGCCGGGATCACCGACGTCGGGCAGATCTTCGCCCGCTCCGGCACCTACCAGGTGGCCTGGGCGGACAGCGGGATCACGACGGCCGCCGATCTGAAAGGCAAGAAGGTCGGCAACTGGGGCTTCGGCAACGAGTTCGAGCTCTTCGCCGGCATGACCAAGGCCGGGATCGATCCAGGCAAGGACGTCACGCTGGTCCAGCAGCAGTTCGACATGCAGGCGCTGCTGAAGAAGGAGATCGACGCCGCCCAGGCGATGAGCTACAACGAGTATGCGCAGCTCCTGGAGGCGAAGAACCCGGCGACCGGCAAGCTGTACACCGCGGACGACTTCTCGATCATCGACTGGAAGACCGAGGGGTCGTCGATGCTCCAGGACGCGGTCTGGGCGAACACCGAGAAGCTCGACGACCCGGCGTACCAGCAGCAGACCGTGAAGTTCCTGACCGGCACCATCAAGGGTTGGGCGTTCTGCCGGGACAACGCCGAGAAGTGCCGTGACCTGGTCGTCGCGAAGGGCTCGAAGCTCGGCAAGAGCCACCAGCTCTGGCAGATGAACGAGGTCAACAAGCTGATCTGGCCGTCCACCGGGGGCATCGGCGTGATCGACGAGGCGGCCTGGAAGCAGACCGTGGACATCTCGCAGACCACCAGGAATCAGACCGGCGACACCGTGCTGACGAAGGCCCCGGAGGGTCTCGCCTACACGAACGACTACATCACTCAAGCCGTCGCCGCCGCGAAGGCGGCCGGCGTGGACGTCACGGGCTCCGGCTTCCAGCCGGCGACGGTGACCTTGGAAGAGGGCGGCGCGTAA